The Deltaproteobacteria bacterium genome includes a window with the following:
- the rpmF gene encoding 50S ribosomal protein L32 yields the protein MPVPKRRKSKSKKGMRRAHQHLAGMSISLCPRCKTPKLPHHVCTHCGYYKDRDVLKLEEQY from the coding sequence ATGCCAGTACCTAAGCGAAGAAAATCAAAGTCGAAAAAGGGAATGCGTCGAGCCCATCAGCATTTAGCGGGCATGAGCATCTCACTTTGCCCTCGTTGTAAAACCCCCAAATTACCGCACCACGTTTGCACCCATTGTGGATATTACAAAGACCGCGATGTGTTGAAACTTGAGGAGCAATATTAA